A single genomic interval of Homo sapiens chromosome 7, GRCh38.p14 Primary Assembly harbors:
- the CYP3A5 gene encoding cytochrome P450 3A5 isoform 2 (isoform 2 is encoded by transcript variant 2), which translates to MDLIPNLAVETWLLLAVSLVLLYLYGTRTHGLFKRLGIPGPTPLPLLGNVLSYRQGLWKFDTECYKKYGKMWGTYEGQLPVLAITDPDVIRTVLVKECYSVFTNRRICATTSTIKMQTHSVTMWLPPAVLQSQHGVCLFL; encoded by the exons ATGGACCTCATCCCAAATTTGGCGGTGGAAACCTGGCTTCTCCTGGCTGTCAGCCTGGTGCTCCTCTATCT ATATGGGACCCGTACACATGGACTTTTTAAGAGACTGGGAATTCCAGGGCCCACACCTCTGCCTTTGTTGGGAAATGTTTTGTCCTATCGTCAG GGTCTCTGGAAATTTGACACAGAGTGCTATAAAAAGTATGGAAAAATGTGGGG AACGTATGAAGGTCAACTCCCTGTGCTGGCCATCACAGATCCCGACGTGATCAGAACAGTGCTAGTGAAAGAATGTTATTCTGTCTTCACAAATCGAAGG ATTTGTGCAACGACCAGCACCATCAAGATGCAGACCCATTCCGTCACCATGTGGCTCCCTCCTGCTGTCCTACAGTCACAACATGGagtttgtctttttctctga